The DNA sequence TCACGGGTCTTTTAATGACTCAGAAGTATTGTTAGGATGTAGATCATCGAAAAAGGTAAATcccaaaatttcattttttgctgATAAGATCACATATTAGGAACATAATAATTGCACAAAAATAGtgcttaaaatagataaataatcacaacttttttatagaaaaaattcaGTGATGCAACATGTATAAAGAATGCGATGAGGAAAGGAATTATAAGCTATAAATGATACCATACCTTTGGATACATGAAATTTTGCCAAATTTTGGGGAAGTTGATTACCGTGGGAGGAAGTATAATGTATGATGTGTGAATATTTGGTGTGTGAATATTTAGAGTTGTGAGATAATATAGGGCATATATATAGAGACTTTTCTTAATAGTAttcatattgaaatttattatgtGTAACTCACATTTGATTGGTGgcagtttcattttttaattagtgtaACCGAAAATTTATCTTTAGTGTAATTCacattaattgaaattatgacTGTAGTAGCCGAATATCAACTGTGATTAATTTACGTAATCCAATGTATTCAACATGTCCAATGTGTTGTTGTATagtgtaaaaatgataaatttgaaaagaagaataaacggctcaattaattatttcataattataaagaATATTGTATTacgaatgaaatgaattaaaagcAATTAACGGAAATAATCATTATAACTGCTagtacattaaaatattttcacatctaaatttatttaatcaaaatttacttttgcagtttttatttattgcatttacATCCCTTGAACAAAATAGTTATTCAAAACCGCCCAAAattcgccttttatatatgtatagataagGATCAACAATAGTTCTCTATTTACTCCCGAATGACTTAGACCTCCTATTTATTGGTTACTCCCGAATGACTTAGACCTCCTATTTATTGGTTAGtgatttatagtatatttttttggatgtggtaaataaatatatgagttatgattaaattttatctttatgtagctccatcaaaatcaatcttatatttaataaattctgccattccaaaatttatagtactatgttACAACAAAAAACTGATTAAAACTTCTTTACTATCTTGAATTTAAGacagtatttaatttgagacaaacagaaaaaggaaaaaaagtaaatatatattctaattaGTTGACATTTGATTTTTGCTTCAAAAGGAGATTCACTTTTCCATGCTTTTTTCGACATAAATACCATTGATAAAGAATTATGCTCACcaatgttttcattttctaaaagtgacatgtaataataatactatcaattaaaatataaaatgaggATTACTATAATCTAATCACATGAATAATGAGTTTATGAAGTCaggaacaaataaatcataaaccCAAATAattatctatctatacatatataaaaggcgagttttagccttcattttgaatatttataaaattttgggtatggatttttaaatgtttataagttttgtgcttacaatttttttctccattaaATTACCTTTAAATGAcgtaatttattgatatagaCTAATGTAGTATCTAATTAAATCCATGACGAAGAAATTATGTAACCGTCCtaaatatataggagtatttgaaTGTGGGTGGCAGTTTCAAACCATCACCCACGATCACTCAAGTCTCAACAAATGTGATTTAAACTAATTATAGATTTCGAAATTGAAATGCACcctttcaataaaaaaagaaacatttcaGCGTTTATTgtaattgcatatatatatatatatatatttaaatgtggGTTGCAGTTACAAAACGTACCCACAATTactcaataaatttaatgtgaTTTACACTAATGATAAGTTTTGGAGTATAAATTGTAATGAACCCTTTCaatgaaaagagaaatttCTGCGTTTATATATTGGCTTTCCATACTGAAATCTGAACTAGAAACAAACATGACAAAAACCAGGATAGCTCCATGCTGCAATTCTTTTGCACCAATGATGTTCTTACAAACGTCAAAAcaggtgaattattttctattgggatattatttttctgcattttGTAATTGTTTTTTCTCCTCTCCTCTGTATTCCATTCTCTAGGGAATAATTGAGATTCTAgagaaattttaatatgtacACATGAATTAGTAagatttttttagtgttgtaCTTAATGTTATGATTGGGAGGAGGGGGTCTCAGATGCTTTTCTGAAGCATTATGCTAATCGGacacaataaaatttgaaaggttttattatttattttaattgttattgattctttagataaatgtatttttatgtcTATCTTGTAAGGTAAAACTCGAAAGGTTTTAGAAATGTTGTTGACTTTGAGTTTATGTCTTGCTTCCTCAAATGGTTCAACTCCAATGCCCTACGGCGAGAGTTCTCTTTGAACGGTATATGGAGACGGTGGAGCTATAGTCCTATCACCTATGAGAGACAGTGAAAGGCGAAGAGCCAAAAATGCAAGCCGGAAATTATGGACAAAGAGTCTTGTGAGAgaatatgaaagaaaattataacttttaaatcCTATTTTGAGGCTCATTCTATGTCGGAGTGCGTGATATTAGTTCATACTATTTAAACTTTATATTAATGTTAGTTTGTGTTATCTTTTGagtttatagttttttttttataaatactagaTAAATCATAGctaattctttttatattcGTCTCGAACTTTGCCACTTTTATAGTTGTCATGCAAAAAAATATCCAAAGTCAAGGGAATGTCAAAAGAAAGCAAAGAAGACAAAGAGCATAAAATATCACACTGTTTTTGGCGTGCATGCACAAATCATCCACTAGGAGGTTGaggaggaaaataaaaaaacaagcaTGATGTTGAACTAGTGGTAGATTGAGGGAGATAGTGGTGGAAAGAAGTTGTGGCGATCTGAAGTTCATATTCATTATTATGCTATTCTTTGTTGTAATATTTTAGTTGTTTCTAAATAAGTTTATTCATAACTTATGAAACTTAAGTTGTTCTAATGTAATGTTTTGccaatatttgtatatatttttttatttgttttgtagtttaattttttataataatactaattatcCTCCGAATATTTTTTGTCCTatactaaatattttatggttATTTCATATTGATAGTATTTTAGCATTACCGTGTATGTTGTTTAAGgacaatatatattaaatatcgtaaaaaataaatgtttcatattgatttcatttcgaatttatttaaatttataatttccaattttaacataatgttagtatatattttttaattttttatcttttataatgacattgtttcttattttatttacttttttcacaaTAACAAATTAGCAGAAGGAAGATATTTTAAGTCGCGCATGGCGCGGGTGTTATACTAGTTAAGCATGATAATCAACTGCATTGACAtagtaatatagtactacaagAATAAATGTCAAactacccaaaaaaaaatcaacagaATCAGTTGACCCATTAAATAATTCACACCATTATTAACcacaattattaatttattgtacctcacatcatcatttatacatttcatttcattatctTTAGTCTTAACACCCAAATTCCGCGATTAACTACTCCCTCGtccaatttttctatttccgtcTTTCCCATAAATTTTGTCCAATATCACTTTTCGATagtgataaaatacaaatttatatattgtacaaactcaaaactcctcgaCACAActttaacacaatttcaatacaatatcaacacagtgtaaaatttcaagagtttaatgtcaatacagtatcaacacaatatcaacacaacatcaacacaacatcaatcattgactaccgctgaaattctgttgacatttttcaatgttctagatcatagttttgagtttgtacaatatttagaattttcatttgatcacatttcttccactaactcatatataaaagtaggacccacattccactaactttttcaactcatttttcattatactCCATTCTTAACAATCTGTGCCGGGTTAAAGTGAAATCATATTGGTAGGACAGATAGAGTATTAAGCAATACGAGTACTAATATCATAAACTCATAGTTGTTCCTGGATAttgcaaatttttaaaaataaataaaactatatatacagaaataataaaataataaaaaataaataggtGGGTGAGCGAAAGAGAGAGGAGACAGGTTGGAAGGAGAAAAGCtgaaaccaaaaaatattaatggtGTAGATGCTAAAACGCGCCGTGTTCCTTCTTCACCACCGCCTCCCGTCTTCAGCCTCCTCAGCTCTCCAGACCCTGATTCACTCGATTAATCGATTCCGAAAATGAGGGATCTGCGCCGGATTATCGAGCTGGTTGGACTGACGGTGTTTCTTCTCATCGGGAGGCTAACGTGCGCCGACGCCGTTAGGGCTCCGTCGCGGCCCCTATGTGCGTTGGAAACCCTCAAAGAGTCGGTATTTGCCTCCCGGAGCGACGTTTGTTACATTAATCGGGACCGATTTCCTCATGCCGGCGGCGTGATTGAGGTATAATTatgttgaatttttgtttctatgtttaatttgggggttttgagTGGAATTGGTTTCTGGATATatgcaattgaaatttttgtgaATTGATGTGAGATATAGTGTTTATTTTCGTCGAGGTCACTGGTTGATCACTGAGAACTGTGAGAGGCTCTTTGGTGTGTGAAATAGGGTTTGtgaattttgtgaagaaaGCTAAAACttattttgatgaagcttTAGCTCTTGCTGTAGTTTATTTGACTGGGTGCTTGTCAACGCTTCACAATATTTGCAGAATTTACTATGATCCATTTTTATGGTGCATTTGATTTCGGTTTAAGATGTTGTAATTGAAATAGGTGGCTATATCTTTAATGCTATGAAGGTTTATTGGTGTTAATGTTATTGCTTTATGTTAGGAACAGTGAAAGGTTTTCGAATTTCAGCAAAGAAAGATTTGTGTTGTCGCCTTGCCGGGGTGATTTGTGATATGAGAAAGCTAAGAGGAGAATATATGTCTTGATTGTCTTCAACGATCCCTTTTACTTGTGAACATAAGAAAGAATTGCATCTCTAGCCTCACAAGTCACAACATAGACTTAGCATTTCTGCAAGTACTGGAGTCTCGATGCATCTTGAAATTCGATTTTAGCCCCTTTATCCGAAATACAAATGTTGTTCTATTGGGGTGGGAGACTGCTAAATATCATTTTGATCTTAATGTAATTGCTTGAGTTAGCATACACTTGTATTTCTCGCTTATTAAGGGTTCTTATTGCAATAACATATTTCCACTGTGAAGGGGGATGAGGTTGCATTGCAGAAGGCGCTGCATATGGTCCACAAACACGAAAATGACTATGTGTCTGTCCTCTTTTACTCGGCTTGGTGTCCTTTCTCCGGAACATTTAGACCAAAGCTTTCCATTTTGTCTTCCATATATCCTTCAATCCCTCACTTTGCAATTGAAGAATCGTCGGTCCGGCCAAGGTTAGATTATCGATACCTCCATTCCTGTGTTCTGCTTGATATTGTAGGAATGATCAAAGTCTAAATGAAAATCATGTCTACTTTCAGTATCCTGTCAAAATACGGAGTTTATGGGTTTCCTACCTTGATACTTCTAAACTCTACCATGCGCATGCGATATCAGGGCTCTCGCACTATGGACTCTCTAATTTCTTTCTATGGTGATGTTACGGGTAAGGTTATCAAAGAGCACTGGTATTGGTTAATGTTAGTGCCCTAAAATTTCTGGATCAGATTTTTGCTGCAGTAGacattgttttctttaaaacGTGTTAAATCGCTACTCTGGAAAATATCTGCTATAACTCCCAGATGACTAAACTGATACTCCTAAAGAAAGCTTTTTTATGCTCTGTAAGGTTTTGATATAAATCTCATTTGCTTGAAGATTTAAACCTTGAAACCCGTCTAAAAATTCAGGCTTGAAGGCGTCGTCAGCTGATCCAATGTATTTGGAAAAGATTGGATGCCCAGGATCTGAGGAAATGCACAACACTCACCAGGAAACGTGCCCTTTCCCATGGGCCCGATCACCCGAGAATTTGCTGCAGCAGGAAACGTATTTAGCCTTAGCAACGATGTTTGTCATCATGAGGTTGCTTTACTACACTTTCCCAACTCTACGCAGCTACGGTCAACTGGCTTGGAGGAGGTACATCATAAACGCGAGCTTCAGTGGCTTGTGGGAGCATTCCGTTGTCCACATCAGTCGACTCCTGCAGCTGTTCAAGTCTCTGAACGAGCCAGGCAAGAAAAGCAATCTGCAGGAAGGAGCAAAGAACGCCAAGGCTTGGGCGTCCAAGTCTCTAGCAACTGTCTCGTTTGGGGATGCTAGCTCAAGTCATAGTAATAATGCTCAGTAATCACAGCTAACTTCTATCTATGTACATTTCTTGGTAGCAGCTGTTCAAGTAGACAAAGATATCTCATAGCATCATCAGAGTTCGGGCTACACAAGGTCTTAACTCTTACTGGACCAACGCCCCAATCAAGCCTTGTCATCAGGAACAACGACGTGGTCAAGTGCATTCACAGCCGTCTCCTTGCACAAGCCACAATCCAGGTTCGGTGCTCGCTATTTAGGTAGGGGCGCGTAAGTGTTTCTGCAGTGATGATATATTCTTGTAACATAGTGCTGATTTTGTGTCATCATCCTAAAGAATTGTTAAGAGCATATTTTTACCTCCATTTGTGTAGCTTCCATTATTTATGCATCTTCGAGTTTCGAATTCCATCTTTCGACGTTCCAGTTTTTGTCTGGATGAATATTTCCTATTCTCCCTTTTCACGTACAAGGGAGAAATGGTGGCCGTGGCAGAGGTGGACGATGGCGAGTGGTTGTGGAGGTAGCAGTGAACATGGTGTGAGAGTGGAGAAGATGGAAGGATTAGGTCTTTTTATTGATTTCTTACTTTCTAGCATAAACTCTATACAATAAGATACCATGATCTTGCCAAATTTGGTTCGTTTTGGCTACATACTTAATGCGAGTATCACTATCGTTTAGTCCACATTTGGTCGACATTTAACCAATTT is a window from the Salvia hispanica cultivar TCC Black 2014 chromosome 1, UniMelb_Shisp_WGS_1.0, whole genome shotgun sequence genome containing:
- the LOC125201372 gene encoding 5'-adenylylsulfate reductase-like 4 codes for the protein MRDLRRIIELVGLTVFLLIGRLTCADAVRAPSRPLCALETLKESVFASRSDVCYINRDRFPHAGGVIEGDEVALQKALHMVHKHENDYVSVLFYSAWCPFSGTFRPKLSILSSIYPSIPHFAIEESSVRPSILSKYGVYGFPTLILLNSTMRMRYQGSRTMDSLISFYGDVTGLKASSADPMYLEKIGCPGSEEMHNTHQETCPFPWARSPENLLQQETYLALATMFVIMRLLYYTFPTLRSYGQLAWRRYIINASFSGLWEHSVVHISRLLQLFKSLNEPGKKSNLQEGAKNAKAWASKSLATVSFGDASSSHSNNAQ